A region from the Actinomycetota bacterium genome encodes:
- a CDS encoding ABC transporter ATP-binding protein has translation MAVVEVRDLTKTFDGDVRAVDGVDLATEEGEFLVLLGPSGCGKTTLLRMIAGLERPTSGEVLIGGNVVNVLPPRARQVAMVFQSYALYPHKTVAANIEFPLKAEQLAADERQRKVTWAAALLGIAHLLDRKPRALSGGERQRVALARALVREPSVFLLDEPLSNLDAKLRATARDDLKEFQERIGTTTIYVTHDQVEAMGMGERIAVMSDGRVRQLGPPRDVYSDPADTFVATFIGSPPMNLVDRRDHILGFRPEAFLPAENVVGDDRVSFTFEVGRVEHLGSERHVYGTVPGLDERTKVIANLPSTITTEVDAHRGHEFAVHASDLRFFDHETGERTAPRPLRSGDHSR, from the coding sequence ATGGCCGTCGTCGAGGTCCGCGACCTGACCAAGACGTTCGACGGGGACGTCCGCGCCGTCGACGGGGTCGACCTCGCGACCGAGGAGGGCGAGTTCCTCGTTCTCCTCGGCCCGTCCGGCTGCGGCAAGACCACGCTGCTGCGCATGATCGCGGGGCTCGAGCGCCCTACCAGCGGCGAGGTGCTCATCGGAGGCAACGTCGTCAACGTGCTCCCGCCACGTGCCCGCCAGGTCGCCATGGTGTTCCAGAGCTACGCGCTGTACCCGCACAAGACGGTCGCTGCGAACATCGAGTTCCCCTTGAAGGCCGAGCAGCTCGCCGCGGACGAGCGGCAGCGCAAGGTCACCTGGGCGGCCGCGCTGCTCGGCATCGCCCACCTGCTCGACCGCAAGCCCCGGGCGCTGTCGGGCGGGGAGCGCCAGCGCGTCGCGCTCGCCCGGGCGCTCGTGCGCGAGCCCAGCGTCTTCCTCCTCGACGAGCCGCTGTCCAACCTCGACGCCAAGCTGCGCGCCACCGCGCGCGACGACCTCAAGGAGTTCCAGGAACGCATCGGCACGACCACGATCTACGTCACCCACGACCAGGTCGAGGCCATGGGGATGGGCGAGCGCATCGCGGTCATGTCGGACGGTCGTGTGCGTCAGCTCGGGCCTCCGCGGGACGTTTACTCCGACCCGGCGGACACCTTCGTCGCCACGTTCATCGGCTCCCCCCCGATGAACCTCGTCGACCGCCGTGACCACATCCTCGGGTTCCGGCCCGAGGCCTTCCTCCCGGCCGAGAACGTCGTTGGCGACGATCGGGTGAGCTTCACCTTCGAGGTCGGACGCGTCGAGCACCTCGGCTCCGAGCGGCACGTCTACGGCACGGTCCCGGGCCTCGACGAGCGGACGAAGGTCATCGCGAACCTGCCGTCGACGATCACCACCGAGGTCGACGCCCACCGTGGGCACGAGTTCGCTGTGCACGCTTCGG